One genomic window of Methanosalsum zhilinae DSM 4017 includes the following:
- a CDS encoding ORC1-type DNA replication protein, whose amino-acid sequence MNNKSLDGLFKKLLEGESIFKNKEVLRPSYTPDSLLHRDEQINNLATILVSALRGHTPSNILIYGKTGTGKTASTRHVGIELERMSENLNVSCSVLYINCEVIDTQYRLLANLARHFGEDIPMTGWPTDQVFTKFKEAVNSKEQVVIIVLDEIDKLVKKGDDVLYNLSRINIELTRAKVSMIGVSNDLKFTEFLDPRVKSSLGEEEIIFPPYDAEQISDILRERAEIAYKGDVLDSMVIPLCSAFAAQEHGDARRALDLLRVAGELAERENKPKVEEDHVRSAQERIEIDRVVEVVRTLPTQSKLVLYSIILLRKNGYHNVTTGEVYNVYRQLCHNIDMDILTQRRVTDLMSELDMLGILNAVVVSKGRYGRTKEISLSVPIDSTLDVLLDDYRLKPLSGFKPVITSQMRL is encoded by the coding sequence ATGAATAATAAATCTCTGGATGGTTTGTTCAAAAAATTACTGGAGGGAGAATCTATCTTTAAGAATAAAGAAGTTTTAAGACCCTCCTATACACCTGATTCCCTTCTCCATCGTGATGAACAGATAAATAATCTTGCCACAATCCTGGTCTCTGCGCTCAGGGGCCATACACCTTCCAATATTTTGATATATGGCAAGACAGGGACTGGAAAAACTGCCAGTACCCGTCACGTTGGGATTGAGCTGGAAAGAATGAGTGAAAATCTGAATGTTTCATGCTCTGTACTGTACATAAACTGTGAGGTCATTGATACCCAGTACAGGCTTCTTGCCAATCTGGCAAGACATTTTGGTGAGGATATTCCTATGACCGGATGGCCTACAGACCAGGTTTTTACTAAATTCAAGGAAGCAGTTAATTCAAAGGAGCAGGTTGTTATTATTGTACTGGATGAAATTGATAAACTGGTAAAGAAGGGTGATGATGTACTCTATAATCTTTCCAGAATCAATATTGAACTTACCAGAGCTAAGGTTAGTATGATTGGTGTTTCCAATGATCTCAAATTCACAGAGTTCCTGGATCCCAGAGTAAAAAGTTCACTTGGAGAGGAGGAAATTATCTTTCCGCCTTATGATGCTGAGCAGATTAGTGACATCCTGAGGGAAAGGGCGGAGATAGCCTATAAAGGAGATGTGCTTGATTCCATGGTTATACCTCTCTGTTCAGCCTTCGCAGCCCAGGAACACGGAGATGCAAGAAGGGCTCTTGATCTGTTAAGGGTTGCCGGTGAATTGGCTGAACGTGAAAATAAACCAAAGGTCGAGGAAGATCATGTACGAAGCGCCCAGGAGAGGATCGAGATCGATAGGGTTGTTGAGGTTGTGAGAACACTGCCAACCCAGTCCAAGCTTGTTCTGTACAGTATAATCCTGCTTCGCAAGAACGGTTATCATAATGTTACAACAGGTGAGGTATACAATGTGTACAGACAACTGTGTCATAATATAGATATGGATATATTGACACAAAGGCGTGTAACTGATCTGATGTCAGAACTTGATATGCTGGGTATCCTGAACGCTGTTGTTGTAAGCAAGGGCAGATATGGCCGGACCAAGGAAATATCATTGAGTGTACCAATTGATAGCACACTTGATGTTCTGCTAGATGATTACAGGCTAAAACCCCTTTCTGGTTTTAAACCTGTGATAACATCCCAGATGAGATTATGA
- a CDS encoding S24/S26 family peptidase: MNFKDLLNTLRTSDSFWISLTRDILSVLLLVGIFLLLSQIIFGMWTPMVVIESGSMEPNMNIGDIVFIKSIDRVDVITHSQGEGDYVSFGDYGDVILYRPLGDEDATPIIHRSMYHVEEGEPMWEGGPPAPHNGYITKGDNPVTNRHFDQQGRISYLQPVREEWVIGIAKYRIPYIGHVRLLFN, encoded by the coding sequence ATGAATTTCAAAGATTTACTAAATACCCTTCGAACCAGTGACAGTTTCTGGATATCTCTTACCAGGGATATTCTTTCAGTACTATTACTGGTAGGTATATTTCTCCTGCTCTCCCAGATTATATTTGGGATGTGGACACCAATGGTTGTTATTGAATCCGGAAGCATGGAGCCAAATATGAATATAGGGGATATTGTTTTTATCAAGAGTATTGACCGTGTTGATGTGATCACCCATTCCCAGGGAGAGGGAGATTATGTTTCATTTGGAGATTATGGAGATGTTATTCTTTACAGGCCCCTGGGAGATGAGGATGCAACACCTATAATACATCGTTCAATGTACCATGTAGAAGAAGGTGAACCAATGTGGGAAGGAGGACCTCCTGCTCCACACAATGGATACATCACAAAAGGCGATAATCCTGTGACCAACAGGCATTTTGATCAGCAGGGTCGAATCAGCTATCTTCAGCCCGTCAGGGAGGAGTGGGTCATAGGAATAGCAAAATACCGAATACCCTACATAGGACATGTGAGATTGCTATTCAATTGA
- a CDS encoding DNA-directed DNA polymerase II small subunit: MLKNDVVTEFVEAGYQISPDALEMITSHKMPEKLARYVLSVVDESILVIDAEHIDIDGFEKNGRYTRSVNDGDFGVSIASVDSQTPMSRNMKLPLSSESCKNHVDILFDITDRSTCVGEYMEFVQYFRDRYSRLSEIIRSRINARPIESLRRNSSGFGRNERYEEVSIIGMVSDLKTTTNGHRLIELEDPTGSFSALVRVNDKELFEQASRLILDEVIGIGGVLTNDSKLLIANKITFPELPNSVSCRNWTKGKAVFISDIHIGSSTFLEDAWERFIDFLNGKSDNEKLSEMSRDIRYLLVAGDVVDGIGIFPGQENELSIKDVYEQYRVAGKYFSQIPENIQVVISPGNHDAVRQAEPQPKLPERIRSFFPDHITFVGNPALLNLEGVKVLMYHGRSIDDMVAAVPGVSYQNPTTAMVEMMRRRHISPIYGSRVSIAPEKNDHFVIEQVPDIVHCGHVHTVGAERYRNVVLINSGTWQAQTEFQKRVNLIPNPARVPVVDLSDFKTSILKFN, translated from the coding sequence ATGCTGAAAAATGATGTTGTAACTGAATTTGTTGAAGCCGGATATCAGATAAGTCCTGATGCACTTGAGATGATAACTTCTCATAAAATGCCGGAAAAACTTGCCAGATATGTTCTCTCAGTGGTTGATGAATCTATTCTTGTGATTGATGCAGAACATATTGATATTGATGGCTTTGAAAAAAATGGCAGATATACAAGGTCTGTAAATGATGGTGACTTCGGGGTGTCGATAGCATCTGTGGATTCACAGACTCCTATGTCCAGGAATATGAAATTACCCTTATCTTCAGAATCATGTAAAAATCATGTTGATATTCTTTTTGATATCACTGACAGATCCACCTGTGTAGGAGAATATATGGAATTTGTCCAGTATTTCAGGGATAGGTATAGCAGATTGAGCGAGATCATAAGAAGCAGGATCAATGCAAGGCCTATAGAGAGTCTTCGAAGGAACAGTTCCGGCTTTGGCAGGAACGAGAGATATGAAGAGGTTTCTATTATTGGGATGGTATCTGATCTAAAGACAACAACAAATGGCCACAGACTGATTGAACTGGAGGACCCCACAGGTTCATTTTCAGCCCTTGTGAGGGTAAATGATAAGGAACTGTTTGAGCAGGCGTCCAGGCTCATTCTGGACGAAGTGATAGGTATTGGCGGAGTACTGACAAATGACAGCAAGCTCCTGATAGCCAATAAGATAACCTTTCCTGAACTGCCAAATTCAGTTTCGTGCAGAAACTGGACTAAGGGAAAGGCTGTCTTTATCTCGGATATTCATATTGGAAGTTCTACATTTCTTGAGGATGCCTGGGAGAGGTTTATTGATTTCCTCAATGGAAAGTCTGATAATGAGAAACTTTCTGAGATGTCAAGAGATATCAGGTATCTTCTGGTTGCAGGAGATGTAGTGGATGGTATTGGTATTTTCCCGGGCCAGGAAAATGAACTATCAATAAAAGATGTATATGAGCAGTACAGGGTGGCAGGAAAATATTTCAGCCAGATACCTGAGAACATACAGGTAGTGATAAGTCCTGGTAACCATGATGCAGTACGCCAGGCAGAACCCCAGCCAAAATTGCCTGAAAGGATTAGGTCCTTTTTCCCTGACCATATAACATTTGTTGGTAATCCTGCACTCCTGAATCTGGAAGGGGTGAAGGTGTTGATGTATCATGGCAGGTCAATTGATGATATGGTGGCTGCAGTTCCTGGAGTATCCTATCAGAATCCAACAACAGCAATGGTTGAAATGATGCGCAGGCGGCATATTTCGCCCATATACGGAAGCCGGGTTTCAATTGCACCTGAGAAGAATGACCACTTTGTAATAGAACAGGTACCTGACATAGTGCATTGTGGACATGTGCATACCGTTGGAGCTGAAAGGTATCGAAATGTGGTACTGATCAATTCAGGAACATGGCAGGCACAGACCGAATTCCAGAAAAGGGTGAATCTTATACCCAATCCTGCAAGGGTTCCTGTGGTGGATCTCTCGGACTTTAAAACAAGTATACTCAAATTCAACTGA